The proteins below are encoded in one region of Nakamurella flava:
- a CDS encoding tyrosine-type recombinase/integrase, with protein sequence MTRSSGLAHLRADATPQRADVLAARCKIMVPLTTKSDQEESMETGRLLAQWATWMRAQNCAETTIQARTARIRILEEFAGAPAAELTIDEIYAYTATIAHPSTKATYYAHLRAWYRWLVQAGHRDDDPTQRVKAPRSPRRLPHPVADAHMRVLLAGGHYSRTHVMILLAALAGLRVHEIAKVRGEDVDLVANTIRVTGKGHVTTVLPLHPMLATAALRMPRRGWWFPARGSRTGHVLPRSVTDVVRLAMRRAGVPGSAHSLRHWYGTTLVQSGTDLRTAQTLLRHANLNTTEIYTQVDDRMRRAAVHRLDPGAAA encoded by the coding sequence ATGACCCGGTCGAGTGGACTCGCCCACCTGAGGGCGGATGCGACTCCTCAGCGTGCCGATGTGCTAGCTGCTCGATGCAAGATCATGGTCCCGCTGACAACGAAGTCGGACCAGGAGGAAAGCATGGAGACCGGCAGATTGCTGGCCCAATGGGCGACATGGATGCGCGCCCAGAATTGCGCTGAGACAACGATTCAGGCGCGGACCGCCCGGATTCGCATTCTCGAAGAATTCGCCGGGGCGCCAGCGGCCGAGCTGACGATCGACGAGATCTACGCCTACACCGCGACGATCGCGCACCCATCCACGAAAGCCACTTACTACGCCCACCTTCGAGCCTGGTATCGATGGCTCGTCCAGGCCGGCCACCGCGACGACGACCCCACCCAACGGGTGAAGGCGCCTCGCAGCCCCCGTCGGCTACCGCACCCGGTCGCCGACGCTCACATGCGCGTCCTGCTCGCCGGCGGCCATTACAGCCGAACCCACGTCATGATCCTGCTGGCCGCTCTCGCCGGGCTTCGCGTCCACGAGATCGCGAAGGTCCGCGGCGAAGACGTCGACCTGGTCGCCAATACCATCAGGGTGACCGGCAAGGGGCACGTCACCACCGTCCTGCCGCTGCACCCCATGCTGGCCACCGCCGCTCTCCGGATGCCCCGCCGCGGCTGGTGGTTCCCGGCCCGCGGCAGCCGCACCGGACACGTTCTCCCTCGGTCCGTTACCGATGTCGTGAGACTGGCCATGCGCAGGGCCGGCGTCCCCGGCAGCGCGCACTCGCTGCGCCACTGGTACGGCACCACGCTCGTGCAGTCCGGGACCGACCTGCGGACGGCGCAGACCCTTCTGCGGCACGCCAACCTGAACACCACGGAGATCTACACGCAGGTCGACGACCGGATGCGACGCGCGGCTGTCCACCGCCTCGACCCCGGCGCCGCGGCCTAG
- a CDS encoding DUF6941 family protein yields MATTTKEMDFRARALLCDTVSVADGKLYVHGGGWDQLAPPNGYPMVVGRIGLALLVEIPYGRTNSNHTLTVELRDEDGVAQPLHPGPGPDDPPVSEVSAGFNIGRPPYLVPGATQAIPLALQFDGLTIQQPGSYYFLISIDGQEVERATFRAGGFVPPQ; encoded by the coding sequence GTGGCCACCACGACCAAGGAGATGGATTTCCGGGCCCGGGCACTTCTGTGCGACACGGTCTCGGTAGCGGACGGCAAGCTGTACGTCCACGGCGGCGGATGGGACCAGTTGGCCCCGCCGAACGGCTACCCGATGGTCGTCGGCCGGATCGGCCTGGCCCTTCTGGTTGAAATCCCGTATGGCAGGACGAATTCAAACCACACCTTGACCGTCGAACTCCGCGACGAAGACGGCGTCGCCCAGCCGTTGCATCCCGGCCCCGGCCCCGACGACCCGCCCGTCAGTGAAGTTAGCGCCGGCTTCAACATCGGCCGCCCGCCCTACCTCGTCCCCGGGGCGACCCAAGCAATCCCGCTAGCCCTGCAATTCGATGGCCTGACCATCCAGCAGCCGGGCAGCTACTACTTCCTGATCAGCATCGATGGTCAGGAAGTCGAACGCGCCACGTTCCGTGCCGGCGGGTTCGTTCCGCCTCAGTAG